CGTCCAGTCAGGGCTTGACCGAGCGGTAGTAGCGGCGCGCCCCGGCATGCAGGGGGAGCGGGTCCGTGAACAGCGCGGTGCGCAAATCCACCACCTGCGCCGCGTGCACCTGATCGCCGATGCTGTCGCGGCTGTCGATGACGGTGCGGGTCAGCTGTTCGGTGAGCTCGGGGTCGGTGCGGTCCGTGGTCACCAGGAGGTTCGCCACGGCCAGCGTCGGCACGGCGGAACCCTGCTGGGCCTCGGGGTACGCGTCCGCCGGCATCGTCGCGGCCCGGTAGTAGCGCGAGCCGCCGCCCTGCTTGTGCAGTGCCTCTACGAGGTAACCGAGCTTCACGAGCCTGATGTCCATCTGCTCGGAGAGGGCACGCACGGAGTTGGTCGGGAGCCCGCCGGACCAGAAGAACGCGTCGATGCGGCCGCTCTTCAGAAGACTGGGCATGGTGTCTATCCCGGCGGACACCGGCTTGATGTCGGAGGCCGGCTCCAGGCCCGCGGCGTCCAGCACCCGGTCGGCTATCAGCCGTACCCCGGAGTGGTCCTGGCCCACCGCGACGCGCTTGTTCCGCAGGTCGGCGACGTTCTTGATCTTCGAGGACCGGGGCACGACGAGCTGTACGTAGTCGTCGTACAGGCGCGTACAGCCCCGCAGCCGGTACCAGCCCGGTGCGGCGTCCAGACGGTACGTCTCGACCGCGTCGGCGGCCGCGATGGTGAAGTCGGACTTCCCGGTGGCCACGCGCGCGACGTTCTGCTGCGACCCCTCGCTGTTGAGGAGCTCGACGTCGACATCCGGCATGTCCTTGGAGATCGCCGTCTCCAGGAGCTTGCCGTACCGCTCGTACACGCCTTCCCGCACGCCCGTGCTGAACGCGATCCGCCCGCTCGGAGAGTTCTCGCCCATCGGCAGGAGCCACCACATCAGCAGACCGAACACCACGAGGGCCGCGGCGGAACCCTGGAGGGCGCGGCGCCTGCTGATCTGTGGGAGTGCCTTGAGCATGCGCGCGATCCTGCCAGTCCACTCACCGTGATGACCAGGGGAGAGGTCACACCGGGCCGCCACGGAGCCCGGTCGTCGCCGTCACCGTC
The sequence above is a segment of the Streptomyces sp. Je 1-369 genome. Coding sequences within it:
- a CDS encoding TAXI family TRAP transporter solute-binding subunit, with the protein product MLKALPQISRRRALQGSAAALVVFGLLMWWLLPMGENSPSGRIAFSTGVREGVYERYGKLLETAISKDMPDVDVELLNSEGSQQNVARVATGKSDFTIAAADAVETYRLDAAPGWYRLRGCTRLYDDYVQLVVPRSSKIKNVADLRNKRVAVGQDHSGVRLIADRVLDAAGLEPASDIKPVSAGIDTMPSLLKSGRIDAFFWSGGLPTNSVRALSEQMDIRLVKLGYLVEALHKQGGGSRYYRAATMPADAYPEAQQGSAVPTLAVANLLVTTDRTDPELTEQLTRTVIDSRDSIGDQVHAAQVVDLRTALFTDPLPLHAGARRYYRSVKP